In Amycolatopsis sp. EV170708-02-1, the following are encoded in one genomic region:
- the rpsR gene encoding 30S ribosomal protein S18, producing the protein MSAMGKPNRDRPYKRKTNLLHANKITEVDWKDVDLLRKFISDRGKIRARRVTGLTPQQQKQVATAIKNAREMALLPYPNAGR; encoded by the coding sequence GTGAGCGCGATGGGCAAGCCGAACCGCGACCGTCCGTACAAGCGCAAGACGAACCTGTTGCACGCCAACAAGATCACCGAGGTCGACTGGAAGGACGTCGACCTGCTGCGGAAGTTCATCTCCGACCGCGGCAAGATCCGCGCCCGCCGGGTCACCGGGCTGACGCCCCAGCAGCAGAAACAGGTCGCCACGGCGATCAAGAACGCCCGCGAGATGGCGTTGCTGCCCTACCCCAACGCGGGGCGCTGA
- the rpsN gene encoding 30S ribosomal protein S14: MAKKSKIAKNEQRKVVAARYVERRRELKATIASPSASPEEKAAAVSALQAMPRDASATRIRNRDTADGRPRGYLRKFGLSRVRMRQMAHNGELPGVTKSSW, from the coding sequence ATGGCCAAGAAGTCGAAGATCGCCAAGAACGAACAGCGCAAGGTCGTCGCCGCGCGCTACGTCGAACGACGTCGTGAGCTGAAGGCCACCATCGCCTCGCCCTCCGCGTCGCCCGAGGAGAAGGCCGCGGCCGTGTCGGCCCTGCAGGCGATGCCGCGCGACGCCAGCGCGACCCGGATCCGCAACCGCGACACCGCCGACGGCCGCCCGCGTGGCTACCTGCGGAAGTTCGGGCTCTCGCGGGTCCGGATGCGGCAGATGGCGCACAACGGCGAACTGCCCGGCGTCACGAAGTCGAGCTGGTGA
- a CDS encoding ankyrin repeat domain-containing protein yields MTENPGQAEEFDPELLELWAKVFGFARSGATAELAAYVDAGISPNLTNDRGDTLVMLAAYHGHAETVGALIERGADPNRENDRGQSPLAGAVFKNEPEVVKALLKGGADARAGEPSAIDAARMFGNTELLTLLES; encoded by the coding sequence ATGACGGAGAACCCCGGACAGGCCGAGGAATTCGATCCCGAACTGCTGGAGTTGTGGGCCAAGGTGTTCGGCTTCGCCCGCTCGGGCGCGACGGCCGAGCTCGCCGCGTATGTCGACGCCGGGATCTCGCCGAACCTGACCAACGACCGGGGCGACACGCTGGTCATGCTCGCCGCGTACCACGGTCACGCCGAGACCGTCGGGGCGCTGATCGAGCGCGGCGCCGACCCGAACCGCGAGAACGACCGCGGCCAGAGCCCGCTCGCGGGAGCGGTCTTCAAGAACGAGCCCGAGGTCGTGAAGGCGCTCCTCAAGGGCGGCGCGGACGCGAGGGCGGGGGAACCGTCGGCGATCGACGCGGCCAGGATGTTCGGCAACACCGAGCTGCTGACGCTGCTGGAGAGCTGA